A stretch of the Rosa rugosa chromosome 5, drRosRugo1.1, whole genome shotgun sequence genome encodes the following:
- the LOC133711013 gene encoding transcription repressor MYB5-like — protein sequence MGRNSGFEKDGLKKGMWSAREDHVLKNYVKKHGPGNWGKTARETGLKRCGKSVRLRWLNYLRPGIKKGNITEDEEDLIIRMHKLVGNRWSLIAGRIPGRTDNEIKNYWNSTLRKKLAEQKEKESEVSRNEMVKENLPFPVEDDGHQHLTKCDVVLGGGGGGGGLMCFASNVNVEEDHQRRCLGGTSTDTTILSPRVGVGTGGGANNNIEPTGDDLNYNAMTWNDSIMDLNGGQLYMSEFLQTEFSKFWEETDRFMNFEVGGCSTINHELPNNWDG from the exons ATGGGAAGAAACTCAGGTTTCGAAAAGGACGGATTGAAGAAAGGTATGTGGTCTGCTCGCGAAGACCACGTTCTCAAGAACTACGTCAAAAAGCACGGTCCAGGCAACTGGGGGAAAACAGCAAGGGAGACTG GTCTGAAGAGATGTGGGAAGAGTGTGAGACTGAGATGGTTGAATTATCTGAGGCCCGGTATCAAGAAAGGCAACATtacagaagatgaagaagaccTTATTATCAGGATGCACAAACTCGTAGGCAACAG GTGGTCATTGATAGCAGGAAGGATTCCGGGCCGAACAGACAATGAAATAAAAAACTACTGGAACTCTACTCTAAGGAAGAAACTGGcagaacagaaagaaaaggaaTCAGAAGTGTCGAGAAACGAAATGGTAAAGGAGAACTTGCCATTCCCCGTTGAGGACGATGGTCATCAACATTTGACCAAATGCGATGTAGTTcttggcggaggaggaggaggaggaggattgATGTGTTTTGCCAGTAATGTTAATGTAGAAGAAGATCATCAGCGTCGTTGTCTTGGCGGTACTAGTACCGATACTACTATACTGAGTCCCAGAGTGGGAGTCGGAACCGGAGGCGGGGCAAACAATAATATCGAACCAACTGGGGATGATCTCAATTATAACGCTATGACCTGGAACGATTCGATAATGGATTTGAATGGAGGCCAACTCTACATGTCTGAATTCCTCCAAACTGAATTTTCGAAGTTTTGGGAAGAAACAGATAGGTTCATGAATTTTGAAGTCGGAGGTTGCAGCACCATTAATCATGAGTTGCCAAATAATTGGGATGGTTAA
- the LOC133708783 gene encoding phosphoinositide phospholipase C 6-like: protein MHGAQMVVSNVQGCDKSLWLMHGMFTANDEALPFLCTRAQMMRFFYPKKTLIVTKTLKVKAFMANGCHLDFNQTPLIHSPHRLLHRS, encoded by the exons ATGCATGGAGCTCAAATGGTTGTGTCTAATGTGCAA GGATGTGATAAATCACTATGGTTGATGCATGGGATGTTTACAGCCAATGATGAGGCCCTGCCTTTTTTATGCACAAGGGCTCAAATGATGAGGTTTTTTTATCCTAAAAAGACCTTGATAGTGACAAAGACATTGAAG GTGAAAGCATTTATGGCTAATGGATGTCACTTGGATTTtaatcaaacccccttgattcATTCTCCCCACAGACTTCTACACAGAAGTTAG